From the genome of bacterium:
CTGAATAAGTGAGCTAAGTATGCTTCTGCCGGTTCGGACGAACCGTGTAGTTCCAGTCGCCATGGAAGGAATGTGGGACCAGCTTGATGCGTGCCATTTGCTGGTCGGTGACCACGACGCCCATAGGATACTTGCCGCGATCGATCTCTGACCTCACTCTGAGCCCGGCGTCGGTTCTCGTGGATCCGATCAGGCTCACGATGGCCACCAGACTCACCAGGGGGTTGCCTCGCCAGTTCATCGCGATGTGCGAGAACAGGCGGTGTTCGATCTTGTTCCACTTGCTCGTTCCCGGCGGGAAGTGACAGACGGTAATCGAGAGCCCGGTGCGGTTCGCG
Proteins encoded in this window:
- a CDS encoding ISAzo13 family transposase, giving the protein ANRTGLSITVCHFPPGTSKWNKIEHRLFSHIAMNWRGNPLVSLVAIVSLIGSTRTDAGLRVRSEIDRGKYPMGVVVTDQQMARIKLVPHSFHGDWNYTVRPNRQKHT